In Actinoplanes sp. NBC_00393, a single genomic region encodes these proteins:
- a CDS encoding RNA polymerase sigma factor SigF — MTLIDVSPEATASDLLDLLTTAPPDQRSRIRDRAIEAWLPLARHLAHRYSGRGEPTDDLIQTATVGLIKAVDKFDPERGVDFAGYAIPTIIGEIKRHFRDRTWSVRVPRRLQELRLAITEANSTLTHSLGRSPTVPDIAAHLGISEEDVLEGLEGARAYNATSLSTPISADGNTELGDTLGGEDHEYEIAETRVALGPALATLDEREQKILTLRFYGNLTQSQIAEQIGISQMHVSRLLTKALTKLRSQLDSEY; from the coding sequence GTGACCCTTATCGACGTTTCACCGGAGGCGACCGCCTCCGACCTGTTGGACCTGCTGACCACCGCCCCGCCGGACCAGCGTTCCCGGATCCGGGACCGGGCGATCGAGGCGTGGCTGCCGCTGGCGCGTCATCTCGCGCACCGCTATTCCGGGCGTGGCGAGCCCACCGATGACCTGATCCAGACCGCGACGGTGGGTCTGATCAAGGCGGTCGACAAGTTCGACCCCGAGCGTGGTGTGGACTTCGCCGGCTACGCGATCCCGACGATCATCGGGGAGATCAAGCGGCATTTCCGGGACCGCACGTGGTCGGTGCGGGTGCCGCGGCGGCTGCAGGAGCTGCGGCTGGCGATCACCGAGGCGAACAGCACGTTGACGCACTCGCTGGGGCGTTCGCCGACGGTGCCGGACATCGCGGCGCATCTGGGGATCAGCGAGGAGGATGTCCTCGAGGGTCTGGAGGGTGCGCGGGCGTACAACGCGACGTCGTTGTCGACGCCGATCAGTGCTGATGGGAACACGGAGCTGGGTGACACGCTCGGTGGCGAGGACCATGAGTACGAGATTGCGGAGACGCGGGTGGCGCTGGGCCCGGCGCTGGCGACGCTGGACGAGCGGGAGCAGAAGATCCTGACGCTGCGTTTCTACGGCAACCTGACCCAGTCGCAGATCGCCGAGCAGATCGGCATCTCGCAGATGCACGTGTCGCGTCTGCTGACCAAGGCCCTCACCAAGCTGCGCAGCCAGCTCGACAGCGAGTACTAG
- the gsmA gene encoding sporangiospore maturation cell wall hydrolase GsmA, translating into MRHSTRRLLTSAMLVLAAGTGVGLSPAAAYAAGYTATVDVSKTLKVRSAPSTSSKIVGTLRDGQKIKIACQVKGQSIRGKVRTTAVWDRLTDGRYLSHSYVRTSAKIPACKPAVSSTGYVTGKVRSSDGAVNVRTGPGTTGTVSRKMANGAALKIACSVTGTKVKGTVRTTNQWDRLSDGKYISHAYVVSSAVKACPAAKPAPAKPTPAPVLTPEQFIKAAAPGAQHGWRQYGVPPSVTIAQAILESGWGRSSLSATDRNYFGIKCQSGYYGPHATGCHVYKTNECDKAGKCFATSDAFRTYASMASSFRDHGHFLRNNKRYTPAFAYTKDADKFIYQVWKAGYATDPKYVSKVTGIMKTYDLYRFNTWK; encoded by the coding sequence ATGAGGCACAGCACCCGACGACTACTCACCAGTGCCATGCTGGTGCTCGCCGCCGGGACCGGGGTGGGTCTGTCGCCTGCCGCGGCGTACGCGGCCGGCTACACGGCAACCGTCGACGTCAGCAAAACTTTGAAGGTCCGCTCCGCACCCTCGACCTCGTCCAAGATCGTCGGAACGCTCCGGGACGGCCAGAAGATCAAGATTGCCTGTCAGGTGAAGGGACAGTCCATCCGTGGAAAGGTCCGCACCACGGCGGTCTGGGACCGGCTGACCGACGGACGTTATCTCTCACACAGCTACGTGCGGACCAGCGCGAAGATCCCGGCCTGCAAGCCGGCGGTCAGCTCCACGGGGTACGTGACCGGCAAGGTCCGCAGCTCGGACGGCGCGGTCAACGTGCGTACCGGCCCGGGAACCACCGGAACGGTGTCCCGCAAGATGGCGAACGGGGCCGCGCTCAAGATCGCCTGCTCGGTGACCGGCACCAAGGTCAAGGGCACTGTGCGCACCACGAACCAGTGGGACCGGCTCAGCGACGGGAAGTACATCTCCCACGCGTACGTCGTCTCCTCTGCCGTGAAAGCGTGCCCGGCGGCCAAGCCGGCGCCCGCCAAGCCCACGCCGGCCCCCGTGCTGACGCCCGAGCAGTTCATCAAGGCCGCGGCGCCCGGCGCCCAGCATGGCTGGCGCCAGTACGGCGTTCCGCCGTCGGTGACCATCGCCCAGGCCATCCTCGAGTCGGGCTGGGGGCGCAGCAGCCTGTCGGCGACGGACCGCAACTACTTCGGCATCAAATGCCAGAGCGGCTACTACGGTCCGCACGCCACCGGCTGCCACGTCTACAAGACCAACGAGTGCGACAAGGCCGGCAAGTGCTTCGCGACGTCGGACGCGTTCCGCACCTACGCCTCGATGGCCAGTTCGTTCCGCGACCACGGGCACTTCCTGCGCAACAACAAGCGCTACACCCCGGCGTTCGCCTACACCAAGGACGCCGACAAGTTCATCTACCAGGTCTGGAAGGCCGGGTACGCCACCGACCCCAAGTACGTCTCGAAGGTCACCGGGATCATGAAGACCTACGACCTGTACCGCTTCAACACCTGGAAGTAG
- a CDS encoding phosphatase PAP2 family protein has product MTAVAPRPTRPAATRAHTPHRSTWHTVTPLFVAIAAAVGAYAVHRVFVGTALGQLVDTASMRGGDVDHPRVTEVLTRTLNATQLAGLALVCLLAAAFGALRRRLDLSIAAAVLVIGANVTVQLLKAGLSRPNLDDFPAPNSFPSGHTAAAASVAFVLVLVFPRALRGTVGLIGAAYVAIVAVATVWAEWHRPSDAVAALLIVLAWGALTAWVVRLRRSGEPRPLHLPNRLVMVVLAGSGLITAAVTLCWLFAVALSEGGLPDLVSGRFAFLTGAAGIVASVAGAFIIWVRLTAVEPPAGRPVQGGTK; this is encoded by the coding sequence ATGACAGCCGTCGCGCCGCGCCCGACCCGGCCCGCCGCCACCCGGGCCCACACCCCGCACCGGAGCACCTGGCACACCGTCACGCCACTGTTCGTCGCGATCGCCGCGGCCGTCGGCGCGTACGCGGTACACCGGGTGTTCGTGGGCACCGCACTGGGACAGCTCGTGGACACCGCCTCGATGCGGGGCGGCGACGTGGACCATCCACGGGTGACCGAGGTGCTCACGCGTACGCTCAATGCCACTCAGCTCGCCGGCCTGGCCCTGGTCTGCCTGCTGGCGGCGGCCTTCGGCGCGCTGCGCCGCCGCCTCGACCTCTCGATCGCCGCCGCGGTGCTGGTGATCGGCGCGAACGTCACCGTCCAGCTGCTCAAGGCCGGCCTGTCCCGGCCGAACCTGGACGACTTCCCGGCGCCCAACTCGTTCCCCAGCGGGCACACCGCGGCCGCCGCCAGCGTGGCGTTCGTGCTGGTCCTGGTCTTCCCGCGGGCGCTGCGCGGCACGGTCGGGCTGATCGGCGCGGCCTACGTGGCGATCGTCGCGGTGGCCACCGTGTGGGCCGAGTGGCACCGGCCGAGCGACGCGGTCGCCGCGCTGCTGATCGTGCTGGCCTGGGGCGCCCTGACCGCCTGGGTGGTGCGCCTGCGCCGCTCCGGCGAACCCCGGCCGCTGCACCTGCCGAACCGCCTGGTCATGGTGGTTCTGGCGGGTTCCGGCCTGATCACCGCCGCGGTGACCCTGTGCTGGTTGTTCGCGGTGGCCCTGTCCGAGGGCGGCCTGCCGGACCTGGTGTCCGGGCGGTTCGCCTTCCTCACCGGCGCGGCGGGCATCGTCGCCTCCGTGGCCGGAGCGTTCATCATCTGGGTCCGGCTCACGGCGGTCGAACCGCCGGCCGGCCGGCCCGTCCAGGGAGGCACGAAATGA
- a CDS encoding RNA polymerase sigma factor, translating to MKDPSGFDEFYRGTSGRMVRYGYALTGDLAEAQDLVQEAYTRAWRQWRTVSAHPAPEAWIRLVIARLATDRRRRVRGWWAALSRSGPPEPARPPADDTVVVTAALRRLPKHLRQALALHYLFDLPVAAIAEETGVPVGTVTSWLHRGRRELAALLSAPDPAPAPRGPRSAAYDHRRPPAAAFDRSRPPAPSAAAYDDPRPPAAAFDRSRPPAPSAAAYDDPRPPAAASDRSRPPAPPAAPKNSAARLEEATDVE from the coding sequence GGGGACCTCGCGGAGGCCCAGGATCTGGTGCAGGAGGCGTACACCCGGGCCTGGCGGCAGTGGCGCACGGTGTCCGCGCATCCGGCGCCCGAGGCATGGATCCGGCTGGTGATCGCCCGGCTGGCGACCGACCGCCGGCGCCGGGTCCGTGGCTGGTGGGCGGCGCTGAGCCGCAGCGGACCACCGGAACCGGCCCGGCCACCGGCCGACGACACCGTGGTGGTGACGGCCGCCCTGCGCCGCCTGCCGAAACATCTGCGGCAGGCGCTCGCCCTCCACTACCTCTTCGACCTGCCGGTCGCCGCGATCGCCGAGGAGACCGGCGTCCCGGTCGGCACCGTGACCTCCTGGCTGCACCGCGGCCGGCGCGAACTGGCCGCCCTGCTGTCGGCGCCGGACCCGGCCCCGGCCCCGCGCGGCCCCCGCTCCGCTGCCTACGACCACCGCCGGCCGCCGGCTGCGGCCTTTGACCGTTCCCGGCCGCCGGCTCCGTCGGCCGCCGCCTACGACGATCCCCGGCCGCCGGCTGCGGCCTTTGACCGTTCCAGGCCGCCGGCTCCGTCGGCCGCTGCCTACGACGATCCCCGGCCGCCGGCTGCGGCGTCTGACCGTTCCCGGCCGCCGGCCCCGCCGGCCGCCCCGAAGAACTCCGCGGCGCGTCTGGAGGAGGCCACCGATGTCGAATGA
- a CDS encoding PPOX class F420-dependent oxidoreductase: MARTIATNNRVERAELIEFLRPRHHAILMTTRKDGRPQSSPNTCGVDTEGRIVISSYPERAKVANIRRDPRVTLCVLSDEWNGPWVQVDGTAEVIDLPDAVEALVEYFRCISGEHPDWDEYRQAMREQGKCLIRVTIESWGPIATGGFPARLAD; the protein is encoded by the coding sequence ATGGCGCGCACCATCGCGACGAACAACCGGGTCGAGCGGGCGGAACTGATCGAGTTCCTGCGCCCCCGGCACCACGCGATCCTGATGACCACCCGCAAGGACGGTCGGCCACAGTCCTCGCCGAACACCTGCGGGGTGGACACCGAGGGCCGGATCGTCATCTCCAGCTATCCCGAGCGGGCCAAGGTGGCGAACATCCGCCGCGACCCCCGGGTCACCCTCTGCGTCCTCTCCGACGAGTGGAACGGCCCGTGGGTGCAGGTCGACGGCACCGCCGAGGTGATCGACCTGCCGGACGCCGTGGAGGCCCTGGTGGAGTATTTCCGGTGCATCTCCGGTGAGCATCCGGACTGGGACGAGTATCGGCAGGCCATGCGGGAGCAGGGCAAATGCCTGATCCGGGTGACGATCGAGTCGTGGGGCCCGATCGCCACCGGCGGATTCCCAGCCCGGCTCGCTGACTAG
- the ppgK gene encoding polyphosphate--glucose phosphotransferase: MTILGIDIGGSGVKGAPVDTVRGELLEERFRVPTPQPADVDSVVEAVAEVAGKYAGIERVGITFPGVVVDGVTRSAANVDKSWLDAPAARIFGDRLGMPVTVLNDADAAGAAEVAFGAGRDQSGLIMMLTFGTGIGSALFLDGVLIPNTEFGHVELDGRDAELLASDRIRESEELSWEQWAPRVERYLRHVEMLLSPRLFIIGGGVSKKSEKFFPLLDIRTPIVAATLLNNAGIIGAAVSAEQAAAGPGPQDPGAIQVDAAAQADRD; this comes from the coding sequence ATGACCATCCTCGGCATCGACATCGGCGGCTCCGGCGTGAAGGGCGCACCGGTCGACACCGTGCGCGGCGAGCTGCTCGAAGAACGATTCCGCGTGCCCACCCCGCAGCCCGCCGACGTGGACAGCGTCGTCGAGGCCGTCGCCGAGGTGGCCGGGAAGTACGCCGGCATTGAGCGGGTCGGCATCACCTTCCCCGGCGTGGTGGTCGACGGCGTGACCCGCTCGGCGGCCAACGTCGACAAGTCGTGGCTCGACGCGCCCGCCGCCCGCATCTTCGGCGACCGTCTCGGCATGCCGGTGACCGTTCTCAACGACGCCGACGCGGCCGGTGCGGCCGAGGTGGCGTTCGGCGCCGGCCGCGACCAGTCCGGTCTGATCATGATGCTGACGTTCGGCACGGGCATCGGCAGCGCGCTGTTCCTCGACGGCGTCCTGATCCCGAACACCGAGTTCGGTCACGTGGAGCTCGACGGCCGCGACGCCGAGCTGCTCGCCTCCGACCGGATCCGGGAGAGCGAGGAGCTGAGCTGGGAGCAGTGGGCGCCCCGCGTCGAACGCTATCTGCGGCACGTCGAGATGCTGCTGTCGCCGCGGCTGTTCATCATCGGCGGCGGAGTGAGCAAGAAGTCGGAGAAGTTCTTCCCGCTGCTCGACATCCGTACCCCCATCGTCGCCGCCACGCTGCTCAACAACGCCGGCATCATCGGCGCGGCGGTCAGCGCCGAGCAGGCCGCAGCCGGCCCCGGGCCGCAGGACCCGGGCGCCATCCAGGTGGACGCGGCCGCTCAGGCCGACCGGGACTGA
- a CDS encoding general stress protein produces MPPGPAGVPDLPAKTAGATGFTGPTVVVGTYPEYALAQQAVDTLSDNKFPVERTSIVGTDLRLVENVLGRLTTGRAAIAGAASGAWFGLFIGLLFGLFSDSGWFAVILTTVLIGAVWGAIFGAIAHAATGGRRDFTSRSSLQAAQYAVLADAEVAEQARQLLVSINWRASGAQ; encoded by the coding sequence GTGCCGCCCGGACCGGCCGGCGTTCCGGACCTGCCGGCCAAGACCGCCGGTGCGACCGGATTCACCGGGCCGACCGTCGTGGTCGGCACCTATCCCGAGTACGCGCTGGCTCAGCAGGCCGTCGACACCCTCTCGGACAACAAGTTCCCGGTCGAGCGCACCTCGATCGTCGGCACCGACCTGCGCCTGGTCGAGAACGTGCTGGGCCGGCTCACCACCGGCCGGGCGGCGATCGCGGGCGCGGCCAGCGGCGCCTGGTTCGGTCTGTTCATCGGCCTGCTGTTCGGCCTGTTCAGCGACTCCGGGTGGTTCGCGGTCATCCTGACCACGGTGCTGATCGGCGCGGTCTGGGGCGCCATCTTCGGGGCCATCGCGCACGCCGCGACCGGCGGCCGGCGCGACTTCACCTCGCGCAGCTCGCTGCAGGCTGCCCAGTACGCGGTGCTCGCCGACGCCGAGGTGGCCGAGCAGGCCCGGCAGCTGCTGGTCAGCATCAACTGGCGGGCCAGCGGCGCCCAGTGA